Proteins found in one Xenopus laevis strain J_2021 chromosome 1L, Xenopus_laevis_v10.1, whole genome shotgun sequence genomic segment:
- the rem2.L gene encoding GTP-binding protein REM 2 encodes MTLNKKEKLGVLQQHRGSLPLSTGPHRRGSMPLPYKYQLRRTQAVDELDWPSVHSGSSDSVRSSESSPDSGVYKVMLLGDSGVGKSTLAGIFGGVEDTFPHGSEHPDDTYERNLLVDGEKTTLIVYDIWDQAGPQSWMQDSCLQMGDAFLLIFSVTDRSTFQHLPSLLLQLRTARPHRHIPIILVGNKGDLARSREVSMEEGRSLAGMLNCKYTEISAALQHNTHELLEGVVRQIRLRKDEGEQTLQTPILLTPGRRESLTKRARRLLQGLMGKHRGFFKQRSKSCHDLSVL; translated from the exons ATGACGTTAAACAAGAAAGAGAAATTGGGAGTGTTGCAGCAGCACCGGGGGAGTCTCCCCCTTTCCACAGGACCTCACAGACGGGGCAGTATGCCATTGCCTTACAAGTACCAGCTGAGACGCACACAAGCAGTAGATGAGCTGGACTGGCCAAGTGTCCATTCTGGGTCATCAGACTCTGTCAGGTCTTCAGAAAGTAGCCCAGACAGTGGGGTGTACAAAGTGATGCTGCTGGGCGACAGTGGAGTGGGAAAGTCAACCCTTGCTGGCATATTTGGAGGAGTGGAGGACACCTTTCCCCATGGATCAGAACATCCAG ACGACACTTATGAAAGGAATTTGCTTGTGGACGGTGAGAAGACTACTTTAATTGTATATGACATCTGGGACCAG GCTGGTCCGCAAAGTTGGATGCAGGACAGTTGTCTCCAGATGGGGGATGCCTTCCTTCTCATCTTCTCAGTGACAGATCGTAGCACTTTCCAGCACCTCCCTAGTCTCCTCTTGCAATTGCGCACAGCTCGTCCTCATCGCCACATTCCCATCATCCTTGTTGGCAATAAAGGTGACCTGGCCCGCTCAAGAGAAGTCAGCATGGAAG AGGGACGATCTCTGGCGGGTATGTTGAACTGCAAATACACAGAGATTTCAGCTGCACTACAACACAACACCCATGAGTTGCTTGAGGGGGTAGTAAGACAGATCCGCCTAAGGAAGGATGAAGGAGAACAAACTCTGCAGACCCCAATCCTCCTGACCCCTGGCCGCAGAGAGAGTCTGACCAAAAGAGCACGCCGCCTTCTTCAAGGGCTGATGGGAAAGCATCGTGGCTTTTTCAAGCAGAGATCAAAGTCTTGTCATGACCTTTCAGTACTGTGA